The following coding sequences are from one Thermogemmatispora onikobensis window:
- a CDS encoding class I SAM-dependent methyltransferase, whose protein sequence is MSVRGRLRQVLFETLYRNRYLYRFASTVPFAGQWRVWQRLVLPRVVGHDVLELGCGLGDLLADLCEQGYRCMAVERSPEMVAAARATLQRRRVGQPGQVLLGEAQHLPFADASFDTVVSTFPSDYIFDPDTIAEVARVLRPGGRLVVVEGANLLPVGLLQPVLLLVHLLVYGFYPRSSSLEERHRVVRVKRDETTGLTTEELPATPFGRRIPLERYGLRRRAERVRSRRWEVYLTIGEKPSA, encoded by the coding sequence GTGAGTGTGAGAGGGCGTCTGCGCCAGGTGCTCTTTGAGACGCTCTATCGCAATCGCTATCTCTATCGTTTTGCCAGCACGGTGCCTTTTGCGGGACAGTGGCGAGTCTGGCAGCGGCTGGTCTTGCCGCGCGTGGTGGGGCATGACGTGCTGGAGCTGGGCTGTGGCCTGGGCGATCTGCTGGCCGATCTGTGTGAGCAGGGCTATCGCTGCATGGCGGTTGAGCGCTCGCCGGAGATGGTGGCGGCGGCGCGCGCAACCTTGCAGCGGCGCCGGGTTGGTCAGCCAGGTCAGGTGCTGCTCGGCGAGGCCCAGCATCTCCCCTTTGCTGATGCCTCCTTTGATACGGTGGTCAGTACTTTCCCTTCCGACTATATTTTTGACCCCGATACCATCGCTGAGGTGGCGCGCGTGCTGCGTCCGGGTGGGCGTCTGGTGGTGGTGGAGGGGGCCAATCTGCTCCCGGTCGGCCTGTTGCAGCCTGTGTTGTTGCTGGTCCATCTGCTGGTCTATGGCTTCTATCCGCGGTCTTCTTCTCTAGAAGAGCGCCATCGTGTGGTGCGGGTGAAGCGCGATGAGACGACTGGGCTGACGACGGAGGAGCTGCCGGCGACGCCTTTCGGGCGGCGCATTCCGCTGGAGCGCTATGGACTGCGTCGTCGCGCGGAGCGGGTGCGCAGTCGGCGCTGGGAGGTTTATCTGACGATCGGCGAGAAGCCGTCTGCCTGA
- a CDS encoding type ISP restriction/modification enzyme, whose amino-acid sequence MATPIKLFYVYAREDRPFLERLEQHLALLERQGLLAAWHDGALLPGSDWRRVIRQQLEQAQLILLLVSPAFMASDYCYGVEMQRALERQRRDQAQVVPILLRPVVWEGAPFAHLQVLPANARPISTWANQDAAFAEVVGGLRRVIAYLMEQEDQRVYNRAQQHAHRKGSSSVAAEVLISTPAALTPTLLKRAIERYRKQLRSYEGFATHELALRTAFQRLLEETASVVNLKLIPEQTLPNGLRPDGVLRDVNEFFIRGLWEAKAPHLDLEREVQRKIETGYPLRNTLFENSRQAILYQDGQRLLFNLDDDSELRDLLTRFLTYSEPQIARFEAAVEEFQDRIPELAARLLEIIQQEATQNRAFIAALNDFTTLCRSNLNPQISQAEITEMLVQHLLTERLFRTVFDNPDFVSRNVIAAQIEQVIRALTSRAFNRQEFLRSLDHFYLAIEEAARSIRDWTERQRFLNTVYERFFQGFSVSKADTYGIVYTPQEIVDFMVASVDEALQREFGCSLATPGVKILDPCTGTGNFVVNILKRLPRGALRQKYAEDLFCNEIMLLPYYIASLNIEHAYYERMGEYEPFPGICFVDTLELAERVSSNGGTVVTQPRLYFVEENTQRVLREKEADIMVIIGNPPYNVGQKRENENNKNRPYQLLDQRIRDTYVRDSQATNRNMLYDAYVRFFRWASDRLRGRDGIVCFVSNNSFIDQIAFDGMRHHLLQDFTHIYHLDLHGNVRRNPRLSGTTHNVFGIQVGVGITLAIRAAHQQERRLSYYRLPEDWRKEEKLNFLREKRSMGQIPWQRLQPATPRHWLAPQSAPEWSTFLPLGTKEGKRAATFERESDHLTIFAAYSLGIQTGRDIWVYDFDRSQLISKVQQMIEVYNNDLAHWQRANKPADLDSFVSADETKIKWSSRLKEYFLRQVEARFQATSIRRALYRPFTSMYLYFDPLLNQRQGLWPRLLPTPVSEEENRLICVPGPGNRKPFGCLATNHITDFDLAFEKIQCFPFYVYGKDGNRQENITDGALALFQRHYGSQVSKWDLFHYAYAILHHPAYRERYAERLKYELPRLPLLKRNEAFRAAVSLGRQLLELHIHYERVDPYSLREIEDERFSYRDNRRVERLRLSPDRRAIQVSPGLTLADVPEDCFRYVLGHRSALEWVLEQYQIRRDPHSGIVLDPNRPDDPDYIVRLLKQVVTVSLQTLTLVEELEQAVTPEDWQAAFPSA is encoded by the coding sequence ATGGCGACGCCGATAAAGCTCTTCTACGTATATGCGCGGGAAGACCGTCCCTTTCTGGAGCGGCTAGAGCAGCACCTGGCCCTGTTGGAGCGTCAGGGTTTGCTGGCTGCCTGGCACGATGGTGCCCTCTTGCCGGGCAGCGACTGGCGGCGGGTCATTCGCCAGCAACTGGAGCAGGCTCAGCTTATCCTACTGCTGGTTAGTCCTGCCTTTATGGCCTCTGACTATTGCTACGGCGTTGAGATGCAGCGCGCTTTAGAGCGTCAGCGGCGAGATCAGGCCCAGGTCGTACCAATCCTGCTGCGGCCTGTAGTCTGGGAAGGCGCCCCTTTCGCCCACCTGCAGGTTCTACCTGCTAATGCCCGGCCCATCTCGACCTGGGCCAACCAGGACGCCGCCTTTGCCGAAGTTGTCGGGGGGCTGCGGCGCGTCATCGCCTACCTCATGGAGCAGGAAGACCAGCGCGTGTATAATAGAGCACAACAGCATGCTCACAGAAAGGGGTCGTCGTCCGTGGCCGCCGAGGTCCTGATCAGCACGCCCGCTGCACTCACGCCCACCTTACTCAAGCGGGCCATAGAGCGCTACCGCAAGCAGCTCCGCTCGTACGAGGGCTTCGCCACTCATGAACTGGCCCTGCGCACCGCCTTCCAGCGCCTGCTAGAGGAGACCGCCAGCGTAGTCAATCTCAAGCTGATTCCTGAGCAGACCCTGCCCAATGGCCTCCGTCCCGACGGGGTCCTGCGCGACGTCAACGAGTTCTTCATTCGTGGCCTCTGGGAGGCCAAGGCGCCCCATCTCGACCTCGAACGCGAAGTCCAGCGCAAAATCGAGACCGGCTATCCTCTGCGCAATACCCTCTTCGAGAACAGCCGGCAGGCAATCCTCTACCAGGACGGTCAGCGCCTCCTCTTCAACCTGGACGACGACAGCGAGCTGCGCGATCTCCTGACCCGCTTTCTCACCTACAGCGAGCCGCAGATTGCTCGCTTCGAGGCCGCCGTTGAGGAGTTTCAGGACCGCATTCCCGAGCTGGCGGCCCGCCTCCTGGAGATTATCCAGCAGGAAGCCACCCAGAACCGCGCCTTCATCGCGGCGCTCAACGACTTCACCACTCTTTGCCGCAGCAACCTCAACCCGCAGATCAGCCAGGCAGAAATCACCGAAATGCTCGTGCAGCACCTGCTCACCGAGCGCCTCTTCCGCACCGTCTTCGACAACCCCGATTTCGTCAGCCGCAACGTCATCGCCGCCCAGATCGAGCAGGTCATTCGCGCCCTGACCAGTCGCGCTTTCAACCGCCAGGAATTCCTCCGTTCGCTCGATCACTTCTATCTGGCCATCGAGGAGGCGGCGCGCAGCATCCGCGACTGGACCGAGCGCCAGCGCTTCCTCAACACGGTCTACGAGCGCTTTTTCCAGGGGTTCTCGGTCAGCAAGGCCGACACCTACGGCATCGTCTACACCCCGCAGGAGATCGTCGACTTCATGGTTGCCAGCGTCGACGAGGCCCTTCAGCGCGAGTTTGGCTGTTCACTGGCCACGCCCGGCGTGAAGATCCTCGATCCCTGCACCGGCACCGGTAACTTCGTGGTCAATATCCTGAAGCGTCTCCCCCGCGGCGCCCTGCGCCAGAAATACGCAGAAGATCTCTTCTGCAATGAGATCATGCTCTTGCCCTACTACATCGCTTCGCTCAACATCGAGCACGCCTACTATGAGCGCATGGGGGAATACGAGCCATTTCCGGGCATCTGTTTTGTCGACACGCTGGAGCTGGCCGAGCGGGTCAGCAGCAACGGCGGTACGGTGGTCACGCAGCCGCGGCTCTACTTCGTTGAGGAGAACACGCAGCGCGTGCTGCGCGAGAAAGAGGCCGACATCATGGTCATCATCGGCAACCCGCCCTACAACGTCGGCCAGAAGCGCGAGAACGAGAACAACAAAAATCGTCCCTACCAGCTCCTCGACCAGCGCATTCGCGACACCTATGTCCGCGATTCCCAGGCCACCAATCGCAACATGCTCTACGATGCCTATGTGCGCTTTTTCCGCTGGGCCAGCGACCGCCTGCGGGGTCGCGACGGCATCGTCTGCTTCGTCTCCAACAACTCTTTTATCGACCAGATTGCCTTTGACGGGATGCGCCATCACCTCCTCCAGGACTTCACCCACATCTACCATCTTGATTTGCATGGCAACGTCCGCCGCAATCCGCGCCTCTCGGGCACGACCCATAACGTCTTTGGCATCCAGGTTGGCGTCGGCATCACCCTGGCGATTCGCGCGGCCCATCAGCAGGAGCGCCGTCTCTCCTACTACCGCCTCCCCGAGGACTGGCGCAAAGAGGAGAAGCTGAACTTTCTACGCGAGAAGCGCAGCATGGGGCAGATCCCCTGGCAGCGGCTGCAGCCGGCCACGCCACGGCACTGGCTGGCTCCACAGTCGGCCCCCGAGTGGAGCACCTTCCTGCCGCTGGGCACCAAGGAAGGCAAACGAGCAGCAACATTTGAGAGAGAGAGCGATCACCTGACCATCTTTGCAGCCTATTCGCTTGGTATCCAGACAGGCCGTGACATCTGGGTTTATGACTTCGACCGCTCCCAACTGATCTCGAAAGTCCAGCAAATGATCGAAGTCTACAACAACGATCTTGCACACTGGCAACGGGCAAACAAACCTGCTGACCTCGATAGCTTTGTCAGCGCTGATGAGACAAAGATCAAGTGGAGCAGCCGCCTCAAAGAGTATTTCTTGCGCCAGGTTGAAGCTCGCTTCCAGGCCACTAGCATCCGCCGCGCCCTTTATCGCCCTTTCACCAGCATGTATCTCTATTTCGATCCCTTACTCAACCAGCGTCAAGGTCTGTGGCCCCGGCTGCTTCCCACCCCCGTCAGCGAAGAGGAGAACCGCCTCATCTGTGTCCCTGGCCCGGGCAACCGCAAGCCCTTTGGCTGCCTGGCCACCAATCATATAACAGATTTCGATCTGGCCTTCGAAAAGATCCAGTGCTTCCCCTTCTACGTCTACGGGAAAGACGGCAACCGGCAGGAGAACATCACCGATGGTGCCCTGGCCCTCTTCCAGCGCCACTACGGTTCCCAGGTCAGCAAATGGGACCTCTTCCACTACGCCTACGCCATCCTCCACCATCCCGCTTACCGAGAGCGCTACGCCGAGCGGCTCAAGTACGAGCTGCCGCGCCTGCCCCTGCTCAAGCGCAACGAAGCCTTCCGGGCCGCCGTCAGCCTGGGTCGGCAGCTGCTTGAGCTGCACATCCACTACGAGCGGGTTGACCCCTATTCGCTGCGCGAGATCGAAGACGAGCGCTTCAGCTACCGCGACAACCGCCGCGTCGAGCGCCTGCGTCTCAGCCCCGACCGGCGCGCCATCCAGGTCAGCCCTGGCCTCACCCTGGCCGACGTCCCGGAGGACTGTTTCCGCTACGTCCTGGGCCATCGTTCAGCGCTGGAGTGGGTGCTAGAGCAGTATCAGATCCGTCGCGACCCGCACAGCGGCATCGTCCTTGATCCCAACCGGCCCGACGACCCCGACTACATCGTGCGCCTGCTCAAGCAGGTCGTGACCGTCAGCCTGCAAACCCTGACCCTGGTGGAAGAACTCGAACAGGCGGTCACCCCCGAAGACTGGCAGGCCGCCTTTCCATCAGCCTGA
- a CDS encoding helix-turn-helix domain-containing protein, translating to MIRLRLREIAEQKNISMSQLAKLADVDYRTVRKIFRDPSAIIDSDTLDKLCWALEVTPAELIYYEPTPPLIWQKRMGLAGEEQARHEIEEEEQERDRKPQ from the coding sequence ATGATACGTCTGCGATTAAGAGAGATAGCTGAACAGAAGAACATCAGTATGAGTCAACTAGCGAAGCTAGCAGATGTTGATTACCGGACCGTGCGGAAAATTTTCCGCGATCCGAGCGCTATCATAGACTCGGACACCTTAGACAAGCTTTGTTGGGCCTTAGAGGTAACGCCGGCGGAACTCATCTATTATGAGCCGACGCCGCCCCTGATCTGGCAGAAGCGGATGGGGCTAGCGGGGGAGGAGCAAGCACGGCACGAGATAGAGGAGGAAGAGCAGGAGAGAGATCGCAAGCCGCAGTAG
- a CDS encoding HAD family hydrolase, which produces MLAGKHFAVVGEERALWQEERPGEPGEDGCNSGEERGGAARTPAQGKSNLRFLLVKGRIIRCVLFDLGDTLWYRKDLETWRRLEFAANCQAIALLRTHLESCSLPDQDDLTLGRSLRVAFDAQTRARIRRDPSHEPDGAEVAMETLAQLGWGQIDRQLGAALFEALRVRIIDSRLLYDDALSTLAELRRRGFLLGVVTNRLWGGPPFQEDLRAFGLFEYFAPATIAISADLGVRKPDPAIFLHTLRALNVSPSEAAMVGDSLRSDIVGAKRLGLLAIWKPKPRVREALQARLVAPGAASASTSVSFGHSESFSPPTVGSAVSDLPPDLPPGLHVTDDDYVLSTVQGPGSDPLALLASDVEEYKPDLMIEHLSDLLEIFPKAGAL; this is translated from the coding sequence ATGTTAGCTGGCAAACACTTCGCGGTGGTGGGCGAAGAGCGGGCGCTATGGCAAGAGGAGCGCCCGGGCGAGCCAGGCGAGGATGGCTGCAACAGCGGGGAGGAGAGAGGCGGGGCGGCCCGCACCCCCGCTCAAGGGAAGAGCAACTTGAGGTTTTTGCTTGTGAAGGGACGCATCATTCGCTGCGTGCTCTTTGATCTTGGCGATACGCTCTGGTACCGGAAGGACCTAGAGACCTGGCGCCGCCTGGAGTTCGCGGCAAATTGTCAGGCGATCGCCCTCCTACGGACGCACCTGGAGTCGTGCAGCCTTCCCGATCAGGATGATCTGACGCTGGGTCGGTCGCTGCGCGTCGCCTTTGATGCGCAGACGCGGGCGCGTATTCGGCGTGATCCCAGCCATGAGCCGGATGGGGCCGAGGTGGCGATGGAGACGCTGGCTCAACTGGGCTGGGGTCAGATCGATCGGCAGCTTGGGGCGGCGCTCTTTGAGGCGCTGCGCGTGCGCATTATCGATTCGCGCTTGCTTTACGATGATGCGCTCTCGACGCTGGCAGAGTTGCGCCGGCGTGGCTTCCTGCTTGGTGTGGTGACCAATCGCCTCTGGGGAGGTCCTCCTTTTCAAGAGGATTTGCGGGCCTTTGGCCTCTTTGAGTACTTCGCGCCCGCGACGATCGCTATTTCCGCCGATCTGGGTGTGCGCAAACCCGACCCCGCGATTTTCCTGCACACGCTCCGGGCGCTCAATGTCTCTCCCTCTGAGGCGGCGATGGTCGGCGATTCGCTGCGCTCCGATATCGTCGGGGCCAAGCGCCTCGGTCTGCTGGCGATCTGGAAGCCGAAGCCACGTGTTCGTGAGGCGTTGCAGGCCCGGCTGGTGGCACCCGGGGCGGCCAGCGCCAGCACCAGCGTTTCTTTCGGGCATTCAGAGTCCTTCTCTCCTCCCACGGTTGGGAGCGCGGTCAGCGATCTCCCGCCAGATCTGCCCCCAGGCTTGCACGTGACCGATGATGATTACGTGCTCTCGACAGTGCAGGGGCCGGGGAGCGATCCATTGGCTTTGCTGGCGAGCGACGTGGAGGAGTATAAGCCCGATCTGATGATCGAGCATTTGAGCGATCTGCTGGAAATTTTTCCAAAGGCGGGTGCGCTGTGA